The following are encoded together in the Glycine max cultivar Williams 82 chromosome 8, Glycine_max_v4.0, whole genome shotgun sequence genome:
- the LOC100782151 gene encoding protein ACTIVITY OF BC1 COMPLEX KINASE 8, chloroplastic, which yields MASSSSLLLLEFKFLAPQITPKRRRSLSSFCSRHSVSLNSRYNVALRTRIRAVMEEGAVIDRVNDVKWSGNGVAASEYGGNGSVNGYVNGVSGVMESEDANGRLVKYVNGNGVAAEVVEDFAESLKRKEDGRKKRLEEIGKEDAWFKKQTGEAPIEVAVAPGGRWSRFKTYSMIQRTLEIWGFVITFIFKSWLNNRKFSYKGGMTEEKKILRRKALAKWLKESILRLGPTFIKVGQQFSTRVDILPQEYVDQLSELQDQVPPFPSETAVAIVEEELGSPLASVFDHFEYEPIAAASLGQVHRARLRGQEVVVKVQRPGLKALFDIDLKNLRVIAEYLQKIDPKSDGAKRDWVAIYDECASVLYQEIDYTKEAANAELFASNFENLDYVKVPTIIWDYTTPQILTMEYVPGIKINKIQALDRLGLDRKRLGRYAVESYLEQILSHGFFHADPHPGNIAVDDVNGGRLIFYDFGMMGSISQNIREGLLEAFYGIYEKNPDKVLQSMIQMGVLVPTGDMTAVKRTAQFFLNSFEERLAAQRREREMETAELGFKQPLSKEEQVMKKKERLAAIGEDLLAIAADQPFRFPATFTFVVRAFSVLDGIGKGLDPRFDITEIAKPYALELLRFREAGVEVILKDLRKRWDRQSQAFYNLFRQADRVEKLAEIIERLEQGDLKLRVRTLESERAFQRIATVQRTIGNAIAAGSLINLATILFLNSIRVPATIAYVFCAIFGFQVLFGIVKIKKLDERERLITGTA from the exons AtggcttcctcttcttctttacTCCTACTCGAGTTCAAATTTCTTGCACCGCAAATTACCCCCAAACGGCGCCGTTCTCTATCTAGTTTTTGCTCTCGCCATTCCGTTTCTCTGAACTCCAGGTACAATGTTGCTCTCCGTACGCGAATCCGCGCCGTCATGGAAGAAGGTGCCGTCATTGACAGAGTGAACGACGTCAAATGGAGTGGAAACGGAGTTGCCGCCAGCGAATACGGTGGTAACGGCTCCGTTAACGGTTACGTGAACGGCGTCTCGGGAGTTATGGAGAGTGAGGATGCGAACGGAAGATTGGTAAAGTACGTGAACGGCAATGGTGTAGCGGCAGAAGTGGTGGAAGATTTTGCGGAATCTTTGAAGCGGAAGGAAGATGGAAGAAAGAAGAGGTTGGAGGAGATTGGTAAAGAGGATGCCTGGTTCAAAAAACAAACTGGGGAAGCACCAATTGAG gtGGCGGTTGCGCCTGGTGGTCGCTGGAGCAGGTTCAAGACTTACTCGATGATCCAGAGGACGTTGGAGATTTGGGGATTTGTTATAACATTTATCTTCAAGTCTTGGCTGAATAATCGCAAGTTCTCTTATAAAG GAGGAATGACAGAGGAAAAGAAAATCTTAAGGCGAAAGGCCCTTGCCAAGTGGCTGAAGGAGAGCATTCTGAGATTAGGTCCTACATTTATCAAAGTTGGCCAGCAATTCTCCACAAGAGTGGACATTCTTCCACAAGAATATGTTGATCAGTTGTCTGAACTTCAG GATCAAGTTCCTCCATTTCCCTCAGAGACTGCTGTAGCTATTGTTGAAGAAGAACTTGGAAGTCCTTTAGCTAGCGTCTTTGATCATTTTGAGTATGAACCAATAGCTGCTGCAAGTCTTG GTCAGGTTCATCGTGCAAGATTAAGGGGACAGGAGGTTGTTGTTAAAGTGCAAAGGCCTGGTCTCAAAGCTCTTTTTGACATTGATCTTAAAAACCTGAGG GTTATTGCTGAATATCTTCAAAAAATTGATCCCAAATCAGATGGTGCAAAGAGGGATTGGGTTGCTATTTATGATGAGTGTGCCTCTGTTTTATATCAG GAGATTGATTACACCAAGGAAGCTGCTAATGCAGAACTATTTGCAAGTAACTTTGAAAACTTGGATTATGTGAAAGTCCCTACAATCATCTGGGATTATACCACACCACAG ATTCTGACAATGGAGTATGTTCCtgggattaaaataaataaaatacaagctTTAGATCGACTGGGTCTTGACCGCAAAAG GTTAGGGCGATATGCAGTTGAGTCTTACTTGGAGCAGATTTTATCACATGGTTTCTTCCATGCTGACCCT CATCCTGGAAATATTGCAGTTGATGATGTCAATGGTGGAAGATTGATCTTTTATGATTTTGGAATGATGGGAAG TATCAGTCAAAATATCCGAGAAGGTTTACTTGAAGCTTTTTATGGAATTTATGAGAAGAATCCAGATAAG GTCCTTCAATCAATGATTCAAATGGGTGTTCTTGTCCCAACTGGAGATATGACTGCTGTTAAACGAACAGCACAGTTCTTCCTCAACAG ttttgaaGAGCGTTTGGCTGCacaaaggagagagagagagatggaaACAGCTGAACTTGGATTCAAACAGCCATTAAGCAAAGAGGAACAagtaatgaagaagaaagaacgtCTGGCTGCTATTG GTGAGGATTTATTAGCCATTGCAGCAGACCAGCCCTTTCGGTTTCCTGCTACATTCACATTTGTTGTTAGAGCCTTCTCAG TATTGGATGGCATTGGAAAGGGCCTTGATCCTCGTTTTGATATTACTGAGATTGCCAAACC TTATGCTCTGGAGTTGCTAAGATTCCGTGAGGCAGGAGTTGAAGTTATCCTAAAG GACTTGAGAAAGAGATGGGACAGACAATCTCAAGcattttacaatttatttagACAGGCTGATAGGGTTGAAAAGCTTGCTGAAATCATTGAAAGATTG GAGCAAGGTGATTTAAAGCTCCGAGTACGAACTTTGGAATCTGAGAGGGCATTCCAGCGTATTGCCACTGTCCAGCGGACAATAGGAAAT GCAATAGCTGCTGGGAGCCTAATAAATCTTGCAACAATTCTGTTTCTTAACTCGATTAGG
- the LOC100797721 gene encoding nuclear transcription factor Y subunit B-10 isoform X1 → MTGTKRNQITTSPVGSPTSGNISDSYSSKEQDRFLPIANVSRIMKRALPANAKISKEAKETVQECVSEFISFITGEASDKCQREKRKTINGDDLLWAMTTLGFENYVGPLKLYLNNYRETEGEKSSTSMAKQEELHSPTHQHQTNIDGVVEINKLLPHSVAAATKASDFNNTTFSAGGFYSVGPHQVTAPKSFTEMGGLNGYRESSIAQSALSADQIQDASGNRMMPPNLRYRVEW, encoded by the coding sequence ATGACAGGGACGAAGAGAAACCAAATTACAACAAGTCCTGTGGGAAGTCCAACATCTGGTAACATCTCAGACAGCTACTCTTCAAAAGAACAAGACAGATTCCTCCCAATAGCCAATGTTAGCCGAATCATGAAAAGGGCACTCCCAGCCAATGCAAAAATCTCAAAGGAAGCAAAAGAAACAGTTCAAGAGTGTGTGTCTGAGTTCATAAGCTTCATCACTGGTGAGGCCTCAGACAAGTGCCAGAGGGAAAAGAGGAAGACAATCAATGGTGATGATCTTCTTTGGGCCATGACAACACTAGGATTTGAGAACTATGTTGGACCCTTGAAGCTCTACCTCAACAACTACAGGGAAACTGAGGGAGAAAAGAGTTCTACTTCTATGGCAAAACAAGAAGAACTTCACTCTCCAACTCATCAACACCAAACCAATATTGATGGGGTGGTTGAAATCAACAAGTTATTGCCTCATTCTGTGGCTGCAGCAACCAAAGCTTCGGACTTCAACAACACTACTTTCAGTGCTGGTGGCTTCTATTCTGTGGGGCCTCATCAAGTAACTGCTCCAAAGAGCTTCACTGAGATGGGAGGGTTGAATGGTTATAGAGAGAGTTCCATTGCTCAAAGTGCGCTCAGTGCTGATCAAATTCAAGATGCAAGTGGCAATAGAATGATGCCACCCAACCTACGTTATAGGGTTGAATGGTAG
- the LOC100797721 gene encoding nuclear transcription factor Y subunit B-8 isoform X2, whose protein sequence is MKRALPANAKISKEAKETVQECVSEFISFITGEASDKCQREKRKTINGDDLLWAMTTLGFENYVGPLKLYLNNYRETEGEKSSTSMAKQEELHSPTHQHQTNIDGVVEINKLLPHSVAAATKASDFNNTTFSAGGFYSVGPHQVTAPKSFTEMGGLNGYRESSIAQSALSADQIQDASGNRMMPPNLRYRVEW, encoded by the coding sequence ATGAAAAGGGCACTCCCAGCCAATGCAAAAATCTCAAAGGAAGCAAAAGAAACAGTTCAAGAGTGTGTGTCTGAGTTCATAAGCTTCATCACTGGTGAGGCCTCAGACAAGTGCCAGAGGGAAAAGAGGAAGACAATCAATGGTGATGATCTTCTTTGGGCCATGACAACACTAGGATTTGAGAACTATGTTGGACCCTTGAAGCTCTACCTCAACAACTACAGGGAAACTGAGGGAGAAAAGAGTTCTACTTCTATGGCAAAACAAGAAGAACTTCACTCTCCAACTCATCAACACCAAACCAATATTGATGGGGTGGTTGAAATCAACAAGTTATTGCCTCATTCTGTGGCTGCAGCAACCAAAGCTTCGGACTTCAACAACACTACTTTCAGTGCTGGTGGCTTCTATTCTGTGGGGCCTCATCAAGTAACTGCTCCAAAGAGCTTCACTGAGATGGGAGGGTTGAATGGTTATAGAGAGAGTTCCATTGCTCAAAGTGCGCTCAGTGCTGATCAAATTCAAGATGCAAGTGGCAATAGAATGATGCCACCCAACCTACGTTATAGGGTTGAATGGTAG
- the LOC100782686 gene encoding protein HEAT INTOLERANT 4, with translation MRRGAKRKTKQDQEAKHVAAEDNKTEAQPRAKRAKTSKPQSEPEYFEDKRNLEDLWKETFPVGTEWDQLDTVYQYKWDFSNLENAFEEDGVLYGKKVYLFGCTEPQLVMFKGESKVVLIPAVVAVVSPFPPSDKIGINSVQREAEEIVPMKQMKMDWVPYIPLEGRDSQVDRLKSQIFILSCTQRRSALKHLKLDRLKKYEYCLPYFYQPFKEDELEQSTEVQIIYPAEPKPVFCEFDWELDELEEFTDKLTEEEELSEDQKDAFKEFVKGKVREAKKANREAREARKKAIEEMSEETKAAFESMRFYKFYPVQSPDAPDVSNVKSPFINRYYGKAHEVL, from the exons ATGAGGAGAGGAGCTAAGAGAAAGACGAAGCAGGACCAAGAAGCCAAACACGTCGCAGCCGAAGATAACAAGACCGAAGCTCAGCCTCGAGCTAAACGGGCCAAAACCTCCAAGCCTCAATCCGAACCTGAGTACTTCGAAGATAAGCGCAACTTG GAAGATTTGTGGAAGGAAACATTCCCCGTTGGAACTGAG TGGGACCAATTGGATACTGTCTATCAATACAAGTGGGATTTCTCGAATCTAGAA AATGCGTTTGAAGAGGATGGCGTGTTGTATGGGAAAAAGGTTTATCTCTTTGGTTGCACTGAGC CTCAGCTGGTCATGTTTAAAGGGGAAAGCAAAGTTGTCTTGATACCTGCTGTAGTAGCT GTTGTATCACCTTTCCCACCATCTGATAAAATTGGGATAAACTCAGTTCAAAGAGAGGCTGAAGAGATAGTTCCGATGAAGCAAATGAAAATGGACTGGGTTCCATATATTCCCTTGGAGGGCAG AGATAGCCAAGTTGATAGACTAAAATCCCAAATATTTATCTTGAGTTGTACCCAAAGAAG GTCTGCTTTAAAACATCTGAAGTTGGATAGATTAAAGAAATATGAGTACTGCTTGCCTT ATTTCTATCAGCCGTTTAAGGAAGATGAACTTGAACAGAGCACTGAAGTTCAAATTATATATCCAGCTGAGCCAAAGCCG GTCTTTTGTGAATTTGATTGGGAATTAGATGAACTTGAG GAGTTTACTGATAAGCTCACAGAGGAGGAGGAGTTATCCGAAGATCAAAAGGATGCCTTCAAG gAATTTGTCAAGGGAAAGGTTCGTGAAGCTAAGAAAGCTAATAGAGAG GCAAGGGAAGCTCGGAAAAAAGCCATTGAAGAAATGAGTGAGGAAACCAAAGCTGCGTTTGAGAGTATGAGATTTTATAAGTTCTACCCTGTTCAATCTCCAGATGCACCTGATGTATCAAATGTTAAG TCTCCATTCATTAACAGGTATTACGGAAAGGCTCATGAGGTTCTGTGA
- the LOC102661382 gene encoding uncharacterized protein has protein sequence MLDFGDELTLDGFRIPWLIWIQLLVFLLLLALLFCLSVIALDPSHHTTSPSASATATDSDLHTQQPSNHHSTAVTNRLQSTRGVENTSTKGEIATSASTGIVREEFAEGEASTSSLYFLHPCYYFNLAKEAFLKCLGLDNDVPSTQNNRKTKES, from the exons ATGTTGGATTTTGGAGACGAGCTGACTTTAGATGGTTTCAGGATCCCATGGCTCATATGGATTCAACTTTTAGTGTTCCTTCTTCTCCTTGCCCTTCTCTTTTGCCTCTCCGTCATTGCTCTAGATCCCTCTCACCACACCACGTCTCCTTCAGCCTCTGCCACTGCCACTGATTCTGATCTTCACACTCAACAACCCTCCAACCACCATTCCACTGCTGTGACCAACCGTCTTCAGAGCACCCGG GGGGTAGAGAACACAAGTACTAAAGGTGAGATAGCAACGAGCGCAAGCACAGGAATTGTGAGAGAAGAGTTTGCAGAGGGGGAGGCTTCAACTTCTTCATTGTATTTCCTTCACCCTTGCTATTATTTCAACTTAGCCAAAGAAGCATTCCTCAAATGTCTTGGCCTTGATAATGATGTTCCTTCAACCCAAAACaataggaaaacaaaagaaagctaG